One part of the Aurantibacillus circumpalustris genome encodes these proteins:
- a CDS encoding PorP/SprF family type IX secretion system membrane protein: MRKGSLYLIVLLFLIEKRCYAQDIHFSQYYLSPLTLNPANTGNYKGDYRIFGNYRSQWRELDKAYSTFSAGLDGNLYPKNINISPGLLFLRDRSANYLVVTKILPSIAIHSKIAGFKVHLGIQPGIVIKAIDFYEHSFPNQLNWNTGQFDKDLPNIEPNAGQSFTYFDLNAGVVVSHKMGKWEPEVGFAAFHLNQPRESFLNNTKNKLPVRSTINAAISYQVKPLLILKLYSLYGYTTKANDWVSGLNVEYILSKNAYFTNSVFAGFMWRDGFKRNYDAGIVTVGLNYSHYILGFSYDITLSQLKTSVDSKGAYEIALIYRAKNTRLTKKIIPCERY; encoded by the coding sequence TTGAGAAAAGGTTCCTTATACTTAATTGTTCTTCTGTTTCTAATTGAAAAAAGATGTTACGCTCAAGATATTCACTTTAGTCAATATTATTTGTCACCGCTAACACTAAACCCAGCTAACACAGGTAATTACAAGGGAGACTACCGGATTTTTGGAAATTACCGAAGTCAGTGGCGCGAATTAGACAAAGCTTATAGCACGTTTTCTGCTGGTTTAGATGGAAATTTATATCCTAAAAACATAAACATAAGTCCTGGTCTACTTTTTTTAAGAGATAGATCGGCGAATTATTTAGTGGTGACAAAAATATTGCCCTCAATAGCGATTCATTCAAAAATAGCAGGATTTAAGGTACATTTGGGCATTCAACCAGGTATCGTTATTAAAGCAATTGATTTTTATGAACATTCTTTTCCAAATCAATTAAACTGGAACACGGGTCAATTTGATAAAGATTTACCAAACATAGAGCCAAATGCCGGACAGAGCTTTACTTACTTTGATTTAAATGCTGGAGTAGTGGTTTCGCATAAAATGGGTAAATGGGAACCAGAAGTTGGTTTTGCTGCTTTTCACTTAAACCAACCACGTGAAAGTTTTTTAAATAATACTAAAAACAAACTCCCGGTTCGCTCAACTATAAATGCAGCAATCAGTTACCAGGTAAAACCATTATTAATACTTAAGTTATACAGTCTATATGGTTATACAACAAAGGCCAACGACTGGGTATCCGGTTTAAATGTAGAATATATTTTATCTAAAAACGCCTACTTTACCAATTCGGTATTTGCAGGATTTATGTGGCGCGACGGATTCAAGCGAAATTATGATGCCGGTATAGTAACAGTAGGGTTAAATTATAGTCATTATATTTTGGGATTTAGTTACGACATTACTCTATCGCAATTAAAGACTTCTGTTGATAGTAAAGGGGCGTACGAGATAGCATTAATATATCGAGCAAAAAATACACGTCTTACAAAAAAAATTATTCCGTGTGAGAGATACTAA